A single window of Methanosphaera sp. DNA harbors:
- a CDS encoding DNA polymerase domain-containing protein, protein MSIPPIIEEKIEELLSSINQNLPSDMELELEGYYDRGFFVTKKRYAVISDGEITVKGLELVRRDWANVAKQTQHDVLEAILKDASPKKAKKIVNNVITRLNKGEVPLDDLVIHTKLTKKPENYKQIAPHVIAARKLIDHGINVKSGTIISYVITKAKGSISQKAEPVELIGDKFSYDAEYYIQNQVLPATLRILEAIGYSEEQVMNNEKQTSLDSFF, encoded by the coding sequence ATGAGCATTCCACCAATAATTGAAGAAAAGATTGAGGAGCTACTAAGCTCCATAAATCAAAATCTTCCCTCAGACATGGAACTTGAACTTGAAGGTTACTATGATAGAGGATTCTTCGTAACAAAAAAAAGATATGCAGTCATATCTGATGGTGAAATAACAGTTAAAGGTCTTGAACTTGTTAGACGAGACTGGGCAAACGTTGCAAAACAGACACAACACGATGTACTTGAAGCAATACTAAAGGATGCATCACCTAAAAAGGCTAAAAAGATAGTAAATAATGTTATTACACGTCTTAATAAGGGTGAAGTTCCACTTGATGATCTAGTTATTCATACAAAACTAACAAAGAAACCTGAAAACTACAAACAAATAGCACCACATGTAATTGCTGCAAGAAAACTAATAGACCATGGAATTAATGTAAAAAGTGGTACTATTATAAGCTATGTTATAACAAAAGCTAAAGGATCAATAAGTCAAAAAGCAGAACCAGTTGAACTTATTGGAGATAAATTCTCATATGATGCTGAATACTACATACAAAATCAGGTATTGCCAGCAACATTAAGAATTCTTGAAGCAATTGGATATAGTGAAGAACAAGTCATGAACAATGAAAAACAAACAAGTCTTGACAGTTTCTTTTAG
- a CDS encoding RDD family protein has protein sequence MEHFILRTEALIVDGIIVTLLTALLNNILFMLFVLLHIPVLNLYNMVVLVVVTMAYFTIFEAKTNKTIGKKMLHLYVSDAEGYMSYKKAFIRNITKICWVPLIVDIIIGKILNYPSRLFDKIAQTDVYADNELESVDEDDDFEALDDDFEELDADFESEDKEKSAS, from the coding sequence ATGGAACATTTTATTTTAAGAACAGAAGCATTGATAGTTGATGGTATTATAGTAACTCTTCTTACAGCGTTACTTAATAACATTCTATTTATGTTATTTGTCTTGTTACACATACCAGTTCTTAACTTATATAATATGGTTGTACTTGTTGTTGTAACAATGGCATACTTTACAATCTTTGAAGCAAAAACAAACAAAACAATAGGAAAGAAAATGCTTCACTTATATGTATCAGATGCTGAAGGATACATGAGCTACAAAAAAGCATTCATCAGAAATATTACAAAAATCTGTTGGGTACCACTTATTGTTGATATTATAATTGGTAAAATATTAAACTACCCATCAAGATTATTTGATAAAATTGCACAAACTGATGTTTATGCAGATAATGAACTTGAAAGTGTAGATGAAGACGATGACTTCGAAGCATTAGATGATGATTTTGAAGAACTAGATGCTGACTTTGAAAGTGAAGATAAAGAAAAATCAGCTTCCTAG
- the hypE gene encoding hydrogenase expression/formation protein HypE, with product MAYNDDKINMVHGAGGEVMQQMISEIVLSNVTKKSVNGGIGLESLDDSATIPIDDENVVVTTIDSHTIQPLFFPGGDIGRISAAGTLNDISVMGVKPVSLSNSMVISEGFSREDLDKIMKSMDEACQEVGAAIVTGDTKVIDSDKLDSMIITTAGIGIGKKENVVRDCTLNVGDKVIVTGTVGDHGMAIMSKREGFGYDTELQSDVAPVWSMVEAAQKVGKITAMKDPTRGGIANALNEMANKSGVGMRLYEENIPVRPEVEAVSDMLGIDPFEVANEGKIVMGVEAENAEDMLEAIRKTKYGKNAQIIGEVTDTNRVIMETLIGGERLIEPPIADPVPRVC from the coding sequence ATGGCATATAATGATGATAAAATTAACATGGTTCATGGTGCTGGTGGAGAAGTAATGCAACAGATGATTTCAGAAATTGTTCTATCAAATGTTACTAAAAAAAGTGTAAATGGTGGAATAGGACTTGAATCATTAGATGACAGTGCAACAATACCAATTGATGATGAAAATGTAGTTGTAACAACTATTGACAGTCATACAATACAACCATTATTTTTCCCAGGTGGAGATATAGGAAGAATATCTGCAGCAGGAACCTTAAATGATATATCAGTTATGGGAGTAAAACCAGTTTCATTAAGCAATTCAATGGTTATAAGTGAAGGATTTTCAAGAGAAGATCTTGATAAAATCATGAAATCAATGGATGAAGCATGCCAAGAAGTAGGAGCTGCAATTGTTACAGGAGATACAAAAGTTATTGACAGTGACAAACTTGACTCAATGATTATAACAACAGCAGGAATAGGTATAGGTAAAAAAGAAAACGTAGTACGTGACTGTACCTTAAATGTTGGAGATAAAGTAATTGTAACAGGAACAGTTGGAGATCATGGAATGGCTATTATGTCCAAACGTGAAGGATTTGGATATGATACAGAACTACAATCAGATGTAGCACCTGTATGGTCAATGGTTGAAGCAGCACAAAAAGTTGGAAAAATTACAGCAATGAAAGATCCAACACGTGGTGGAATAGCAAATGCATTAAATGAAATGGCAAATAAATCAGGTGTAGGTATGAGATTATATGAAGAAAATATACCAGTAAGACCTGAAGTTGAAGCTGTATCAGACATGCTTGGAATTGACCCATTTGAAGTTGCAAATGAAGGAAAAATTGTAATGGGTGTAGAAGCTGAAAATGCAGAAGATATGCTTGAAGCAATAAGAAAAACTAAGTATGGTAAAAATGCACAAATTATCGGTGAAGTTACAGATACAAACCGTGTAATTATGGAAACTCTTATTGGTGGAGAAAGATTAATAGAACCTCCAATAGCAGATCCTGTACCTAGAGTATGTTAA
- a CDS encoding TldD/PmbA family protein — translation MDHLLDNILNKLTKQVDHAEVYAEKIISTDVDILNDKINHAKDEDIYGIGIRIFKDQKQGFAYTTNIDRIDETINQAINNSKLNHKDENLVMIDNSKKYSQIKGLYNKDVIDMDVEDAIEYSQTLIDLTKDAKCNPTSGGFSTTVSEIQIMNSNGIDVKEQQTGCGASISVNVDDNDVVSSAYYYDLSHSVNIDLENIVQKATKLALDSRNAKPTQTRDSNVILNHTAAVSLLGTFLSAIGSENVQRGRSLFKDKLEMQVANENFTLTDDGTLDYALNSSIADGEGMPSEKTTLIEDGILKSFIYDAYHAKKDEADVQTTANAVRDSYSSTPSVGFTNLKLDFKDVVKVSDIQDGIIVDNVMGAHTANPITGDFSVEVLNAFEIRNGEIANPIKKGMISGNIFEIMKDAKAVDSEIRQVGSCITPQILADNLRIIG, via the coding sequence ATGGATCATTTACTAGATAATATTTTAAATAAACTAACAAAACAAGTAGATCATGCAGAAGTATATGCTGAGAAGATAATTTCAACAGATGTTGACATACTAAATGATAAAATTAACCATGCAAAAGATGAAGACATCTATGGAATTGGTATCAGAATATTTAAAGATCAAAAACAGGGATTTGCATATACAACAAACATTGATAGAATAGATGAAACAATTAATCAAGCAATAAATAATTCAAAACTAAATCATAAAGATGAAAATTTAGTAATGATAGATAATTCAAAAAAATACTCACAAATCAAAGGATTATACAACAAAGATGTCATAGATATGGATGTTGAAGATGCAATTGAGTATTCACAAACCCTAATAGATCTAACAAAAGATGCAAAATGTAACCCTACATCTGGTGGATTTTCAACAACAGTAAGTGAAATACAGATAATGAACTCAAATGGTATAGATGTAAAAGAACAACAAACAGGATGTGGAGCATCAATATCTGTTAATGTAGATGATAATGACGTTGTATCAAGTGCATACTACTATGATTTAAGTCATAGTGTAAATATTGACTTGGAAAATATTGTTCAAAAAGCAACAAAACTAGCACTAGATTCAAGAAATGCAAAACCAACACAAACACGTGATAGTAATGTAATTCTTAATCATACAGCTGCAGTATCACTTCTTGGAACATTCCTCAGTGCAATTGGAAGTGAAAATGTACAAAGAGGAAGATCATTATTTAAAGATAAACTAGAAATGCAAGTTGCAAATGAAAACTTCACATTAACAGATGATGGAACACTAGATTATGCACTTAATTCATCAATAGCTGATGGTGAAGGTATGCCATCTGAGAAGACCACACTAATTGAAGATGGAATACTTAAAAGTTTCATATACGATGCATACCATGCTAAAAAAGATGAAGCAGATGTACAAACAACAGCAAATGCAGTGCGTGATAGTTATTCATCAACACCATCTGTTGGATTTACAAACCTAAAACTTGACTTTAAAGATGTAGTTAAAGTTAGTGATATTCAAGATGGAATAATTGTAGATAATGTTATGGGAGCACATACAGCAAATCCTATAACTGGTGATTTCTCAGTTGAAGTATTAAATGCATTTGAAATAAGAAATGGTGAAATTGCAAATCCAATTAAAAAAGGTATGATTTCAGGAAATATCTTTGAAATTATGAAAGATGCAAAAGCAGTAGATAGTGAAATTCGCCAGGTTGGAAGTTGTATAACTCCACAGATTTTAGCTGATAATCTACGTATTATTGGATAA
- a CDS encoding 30S ribosomal protein S8e, with the protein MAIWQGSSLRKPSGARSIRNKNKRNAEFGRTPAETRIGEEVKKEIVARGNCSKTRATVANRINVVDPKDNSTKNVEIITVLENSANSHFVRRNIITKGAIVETEIGNARITSRPGQNGIVNGVLIE; encoded by the coding sequence ATGGCAATATGGCAAGGAAGCTCCCTAAGAAAACCATCTGGAGCAAGATCAATAAGAAACAAAAACAAAAGAAACGCTGAATTCGGAAGAACACCAGCAGAAACAAGAATTGGTGAAGAAGTTAAAAAAGAAATTGTAGCAAGAGGAAACTGCTCAAAAACAAGAGCAACAGTTGCTAACAGAATCAACGTTGTAGATCCTAAAGACAACTCAACAAAAAATGTTGAAATTATCACAGTTCTTGAAAACTCAGCAAACAGCCACTTTGTAAGAAGAAACATCATTACAAAAGGTGCAATTGTTGAAACAGAAATTGGTAATGCAAGAATCACATCCAGACCAGGACAAAACGGAATTGTAAACGGTGTATTAATCGAATGA
- the serS gene encoding serine--tRNA ligase: MLDIKLFRENPEKIIESEKKRFRETTNVEKTIEYDNLWREGLQRLNNLRSEKNKLSKSFKQAKKDGNIEEVISKSKEVAEEIKNLEPKIAEYEKIRDEYRYKVGNIIDDQVPVSDTEDDNEVIKTYGEIPQFDFEALNHVDLIEKVDGANLETASEVSGSRFYYLKEDILSLNLALIQFALNELTKKGYTPMQTPFFIKSEVAAETSELGEFEETLYKIEDEDLYLIATAEQTLAALHRNEIIDSEDLPLRYCALSTCFRKEAGSHGKDTLGIFRVHQFEKVEQFIYTTPDNSDAEHKKLLEVTEDIYQKLNLPYRVVAIVSSALNDNAAIKYDLEAWFPGSETYRELVSCTNCKDYQARKINTRYGKAGSGDAQILHTLNSTAIATERTICCILENYQQEDGSVKVPEVLTPYMNKTVIEAKK; the protein is encoded by the coding sequence TTGTTAGATATAAAATTATTCAGAGAAAATCCAGAAAAGATCATTGAATCTGAAAAGAAAAGATTCAGAGAAACCACAAATGTTGAAAAAACAATAGAATATGATAATTTATGGAGAGAAGGTCTTCAAAGATTAAACAATCTAAGATCAGAAAAAAATAAACTATCAAAATCATTCAAACAAGCAAAAAAAGATGGAAATATTGAAGAAGTAATATCAAAATCTAAAGAAGTAGCAGAAGAAATTAAAAATCTTGAACCAAAAATTGCAGAATATGAAAAAATCCGTGATGAATACAGATACAAAGTAGGAAATATTATAGATGACCAAGTACCAGTATCTGATACAGAAGATGACAATGAAGTTATAAAAACATATGGTGAAATTCCACAATTTGACTTTGAAGCATTAAATCACGTTGATCTTATTGAAAAAGTTGATGGAGCAAATCTAGAAACAGCATCTGAAGTTTCAGGATCAAGATTTTACTACTTAAAAGAAGATATACTCTCACTTAACCTTGCACTTATTCAATTTGCATTAAATGAACTAACAAAAAAAGGATATACTCCAATGCAAACTCCATTTTTCATTAAAAGTGAAGTTGCAGCAGAAACATCAGAACTTGGTGAATTTGAAGAAACACTCTATAAAATAGAAGATGAAGATTTATATCTTATTGCAACAGCAGAACAAACACTTGCAGCATTACACAGAAATGAAATTATAGATTCAGAAGATTTACCACTAAGATACTGTGCACTTTCCACATGTTTCAGAAAAGAAGCAGGATCACATGGAAAAGATACACTTGGTATTTTCAGAGTACATCAATTTGAAAAAGTTGAACAATTCATCTATACAACACCAGATAACTCTGATGCAGAACATAAAAAACTTCTAGAAGTAACAGAAGACATCTACCAGAAACTTAATCTTCCATACCGTGTTGTTGCAATTGTATCATCAGCATTAAATGATAATGCAGCAATAAAATACGACCTTGAAGCATGGTTCCCTGGATCTGAAACATACCGTGAACTTGTATCATGTACAAATTGTAAAGATTACCAGGCAAGAAAAATCAATACAAGATATGGAAAAGCAGGATCAGGTGATGCTCAAATTCTTCACACACTCAACAGTACAGCTATTGCTACAGAACGTACAATCTGTTGTATTCTTGAAAATTATCAACAAGAAGATGGAAGCGTTAAAGTTCCTGAAGTTCTCACACCTTACATGAACAAAACAGTTATTGAAGCTAAAAAATAA
- a CDS encoding AarF/UbiB family protein yields the protein MKLLKSKDDISRLTEIVNVLIKYGFDNSITNDLKSKIKIFNKVLPETQNYDVNTRIRLVLEELGTTFIKLGQTLSTFPNIVGVELAEELSKLQQSAPVSDYEDVKDVIESEFSKPIDEVFSDFSEKPIASASIGQIHKAFYKDNLVAVKVQHPNIQQTIESDIRIMKTISKYTNKLSSLAIFNFPELIDVFERDMKNELDYTFEAINTIHMDDLLRDDEVHIPKIYSDVSTSKILTMEFIDGVSLSEVFEASDDEYDKKKIAHVGADSYIKQILIHGFYHADPHPGNIFVINRDIVTFIDFGMIGHLSNSLRKDLIKLFTFIIQNDAYLLTKQLYRMNIVKNKKYFESIENEIIYLLDKNYNAQFNDITGIFQEVIKSKTLQQYGVVIPRELMMVIRTISMVYDFGCKLDDEFDTTEVLRPYALKLFLDNFSGSNMYHKSRKFSMNLEYLMHELPDALIKFLNIVDDDGKVRLSLESNELDSINNIVSRIINEIVLSIIIAALLIGSSVMVHSGVGMKLFGYPILGFVGFSFSGILGIILVIMILRRGNY from the coding sequence ATGAAACTTCTAAAAAGTAAAGATGATATTTCACGTTTAACTGAAATTGTTAATGTACTAATAAAATATGGATTTGACAATTCAATTACAAACGATCTTAAATCTAAAATAAAGATATTTAACAAAGTACTTCCTGAAACACAAAACTATGATGTTAATACAAGAATTAGACTAGTACTTGAGGAGCTTGGAACAACATTTATAAAACTTGGTCAAACACTAAGTACATTTCCAAACATTGTAGGTGTAGAGTTAGCTGAGGAGTTATCAAAGCTACAACAATCAGCACCTGTAAGTGATTATGAGGATGTGAAAGATGTAATTGAATCTGAATTTTCAAAGCCTATAGATGAAGTATTTTCAGATTTTTCAGAAAAACCTATTGCATCAGCAAGTATAGGTCAAATACACAAAGCATTCTATAAAGATAATCTTGTTGCTGTAAAAGTTCAACATCCTAATATTCAACAAACAATTGAAAGTGATATTAGGATAATGAAAACAATATCAAAATATACAAATAAGCTATCATCACTTGCAATATTTAATTTTCCAGAGTTAATTGATGTATTTGAACGTGACATGAAAAATGAGCTTGACTATACATTTGAGGCAATAAATACGATTCATATGGATGATCTTCTCAGAGATGATGAAGTTCATATTCCAAAGATATATAGTGATGTTTCAACATCAAAGATTCTTACAATGGAATTTATTGATGGGGTAAGTCTTAGTGAAGTATTTGAAGCTAGTGATGATGAATATGATAAAAAGAAGATTGCTCATGTTGGTGCTGATTCATACATAAAACAGATTCTTATTCATGGATTTTATCATGCAGATCCTCATCCTGGAAATATCTTTGTAATTAATCGTGATATTGTTACATTTATAGACTTTGGTATGATAGGACATCTAAGTAATTCTCTTCGTAAGGATCTTATTAAGTTATTTACATTTATTATTCAAAACGATGCATATCTTCTTACAAAACAACTATATCGTATGAATATTGTTAAAAATAAGAAGTACTTTGAAAGTATTGAAAATGAGATAATTTATCTTCTTGATAAAAACTATAATGCTCAATTTAATGATATTACAGGTATTTTTCAGGAAGTTATAAAATCAAAAACACTCCAACAATATGGTGTTGTTATTCCTCGTGAACTTATGATGGTAATACGTACAATATCTATGGTGTATGATTTTGGATGTAAGCTTGATGATGAATTTGATACAACAGAAGTTCTAAGACCTTATGCACTTAAATTATTTTTAGATAACTTTAGTGGTAGTAATATGTATCATAAAAGTCGAAAGTTTTCCATGAATCTTGAATATCTTATGCATGAACTTCCCGATGCATTAATTAAGTTTTTAAATATTGTAGATGATGATGGTAAGGTACGTCTTTCTCTTGAATCTAATGAACTTGACAGTATTAACAATATAGTTTCACGTATAATTAATGAAATTGTTCTTTCTATTATTATTGCAGCACTTCTTATTGGTTCATCTGTAATGGTTCACTCTGGTGTTGGAATGAAATTATTTGGATATCCAATTCTTGGATTTGTTGGATTTTCATTTAGTGGAATTCTTGGAATAATACTTGTTATTATGATTCTAAGACGTGGAAATTACTAA
- a CDS encoding CBS domain-containing protein: MKIKEIMMEDVQSGSVPGTIHGIYEILKDTKLSGLPIVKKQTNEVVGIITRTDLIKNPDEDQIAMVMTRNPVTASPDEDVTSVVQKMINNNIRRVPITVDNELVGIVTSTDIINKALWKVDNIEPVEKYMIHKVPTIWDKTPISVAYSISRYFNFKCVVTLNDEGKVSGILTETDFIRESRVAQEQVVSSSAIGTEGDKWTWNSESVMYIIKNTLKFSDKLVVDVIKDQKLQTVTRKTSAKECASILRQYHIEQIPVINMSREPIGLVRSGDLMRSMIQ, encoded by the coding sequence ATGAAAATTAAAGAAATAATGATGGAGGATGTTCAATCAGGATCAGTGCCAGGTACAATTCATGGAATATATGAAATACTAAAAGACACAAAATTATCTGGATTACCAATTGTTAAAAAACAAACAAATGAAGTTGTTGGGATAATAACAAGAACAGATCTTATTAAAAATCCTGATGAAGATCAAATTGCTATGGTGATGACAAGAAATCCTGTTACTGCATCACCTGATGAGGATGTAACATCTGTTGTTCAGAAAATGATCAACAATAATATTAGAAGAGTTCCAATTACAGTAGATAATGAACTTGTAGGTATTGTAACATCAACAGATATTATTAATAAAGCATTATGGAAAGTTGACAATATTGAACCTGTTGAAAAATACATGATTCATAAAGTTCCAACCATATGGGATAAAACACCTATATCTGTTGCATATTCAATAAGCAGATATTTTAACTTCAAATGTGTTGTTACACTTAATGATGAAGGTAAAGTTTCAGGTATTCTTACAGAAACAGACTTTATACGTGAAAGTAGAGTTGCACAAGAACAAGTAGTAAGTAGTAGTGCTATTGGTACAGAAGGAGATAAATGGACTTGGAACAGTGAAAGTGTAATGTATATTATTAAAAATACACTTAAGTTTTCAGATAAACTTGTAGTTGATGTTATTAAAGATCAAAAACTACAAACTGTTACACGTAAAACTTCAGCAAAAGAATGTGCAAGTATACTTAGACAGTATCATATAGAACAAATTCCTGTAATTAACATGTCACGTGAACCTATTGGACTTGTTAGATCTGGAGATTTAATGCGTTCAATGATTCAGTAA
- a CDS encoding zinc ribbon domain-containing protein — MFCRNCGTELSDDDNFCFNCGNKVGEEAETTPKEEPKAVDEFDELLELDTEDFEDEGLVWEEVPIDEDLSFIEPEAEKEEVEEKPKAKPKKDVSNLKSVKSTIANPIKPKAKPKKAAPKAAPKVEKPVVEEEPVDEIVEDIPVEQEEVPVEQEDIHVDDTEVMSIDEDAVVLDDDELLLDDDIIIDDDIVIDEADPVIDEIISEEPKAEPEVEQPVVEEKPVVEEKPEPVAAKTEDVIIPEIEDEEPEIKEAKSVVEEAKEAVREAKAVVDPKSETTVEEKPADDDIDDDLEKLLKLDDEEDEQKEDEKPPVLKSLQDSVKKQKQQEEEKQEKDSKIKDKFNKILEDDDIDDLADLEGELDENINTLSSKLVTILIIVLILVIAAVVALSLINYIGM, encoded by the coding sequence ATGTTTTGTAGAAACTGTGGTACAGAACTTAGCGACGATGACAATTTCTGTTTTAATTGTGGAAATAAAGTAGGAGAAGAAGCAGAAACCACACCTAAAGAAGAACCAAAAGCTGTAGATGAATTTGACGAACTTCTCGAATTAGACACTGAAGACTTTGAAGATGAAGGACTTGTATGGGAAGAAGTACCAATAGATGAAGATTTAAGCTTTATTGAACCAGAAGCTGAAAAAGAAGAAGTAGAAGAAAAACCTAAAGCAAAACCTAAAAAAGATGTGTCAAATCTTAAATCAGTGAAATCAACAATTGCAAATCCAATAAAACCAAAAGCAAAACCTAAAAAAGCAGCACCAAAAGCAGCACCTAAAGTTGAAAAACCAGTTGTTGAAGAAGAACCTGTTGATGAAATAGTAGAAGATATACCAGTAGAACAAGAAGAAGTACCAGTAGAACAAGAAGATATTCATGTAGATGATACAGAAGTTATGAGCATTGATGAAGATGCAGTAGTACTTGATGATGATGAATTACTTCTTGATGATGATATAATAATTGATGATGACATCGTAATTGATGAAGCAGATCCTGTTATTGATGAAATTATATCAGAAGAACCAAAAGCTGAACCTGAAGTTGAACAACCAGTAGTTGAAGAAAAACCTGTTGTTGAAGAAAAACCAGAACCAGTAGCTGCTAAAACAGAAGACGTAATTATTCCAGAAATTGAAGATGAAGAACCTGAAATAAAAGAAGCAAAATCTGTTGTAGAAGAAGCAAAAGAAGCAGTAAGAGAAGCAAAAGCTGTAGTTGATCCAAAATCTGAAACAACAGTAGAAGAAAAACCAGCAGATGATGATATTGATGATGATCTTGAAAAACTTCTCAAATTAGATGATGAAGAAGATGAACAAAAAGAAGATGAAAAACCACCAGTTCTTAAATCACTACAAGATTCTGTGAAAAAACAAAAACAACAAGAAGAAGAAAAACAAGAAAAAGATTCAAAAATCAAAGATAAATTCAACAAAATCCTCGAAGATGATGATATTGATGATCTAGCTGATCTTGAAGGAGAACTTGATGAAAACATAAACACATTAAGTAGTAAACTTGTAACAATTCTTATCATCGTATTAATTCTTGTAATTGCAGCTGTTGTTGCATTATCATTAATTAACTACATAGGAATGTAA